The Candidatus Babeliales bacterium genome includes the window GATGTCGGTTAATCCTGGCTTTTCTGGCCAAAAATTTATAGAAAGTGCGCGAGATAAAGTTCCTGCTTTGGTTCAACTGCGCGAACAAGAAAATTTTAATTTTAAGATTTGTATGGACGGTGGCATTGGTCCTGACAACATTTGTTCGTTGCAGCAGGTAGGTGTTGATATGGTTTCGGTTGCTTCGGCAATTTTTTCTTCAAAAAATTATGTTGAAGCCCTAAAAAATTTATATTCTTTGCTTGGCAAATCTGAAAAAAGCACTTAAAACTAGTAAAAAATTATTCAAAAAATAGTCACAAAAGAGAAAAGTAACGCAATGAATATCAACAAGAAACTACGTATTGGCGTTTTGATGGGCGGTATGAACCTTGAACGTGAAGTTTCGTTCAATTCGGGCCGCACTATTTGCGATCATTTGGATACCAATATTTATGAAGTAGTGCCGGTGTTTCAAGCTGCAGAGGGTGATTTATACCTGTTGCCGTGGCATTTTTTGCATCGCGGTAAAATTGACGACTTTGTGTATCGCTTAGCAGGAGAAGCGCAGTTTATTTCATGGGACCGTTTAAAAGATCTTATTGATTTTGCTTACATTGCTATGCATGGTCGTTATGCAGAAGATGGTATAGTGCAAGGTATGCTTGAGGTTCAAAATATACCCTATTTAGGAGCAAAGGTTTTGGCTAGCGCCTTGGGCATGGACAAGGCATTTCACAAAGATATTTTGAAAGCCAATGGCCTTTTGGTACCCGCGGGTATTGTAGTACGTGGTCATGAGGTTGATGCTATGTCGTTTGATGCACTTATGAAGCGCTTAGAAGCTGAGCACGTTAGTTTGCCGTGTATTGTAAAACCTGCGCACGAAGGTTCAAGTTTTGGTGTTTCTGTTGTTCATGAGCAAAAAGATCTTTTTTCAGCAATAAAAAAAGCTGCGTATGTTAACGAATCAGTCCAAGATGTTATTGTTGAGCAAAAAATTGAAGGCATGGAGTTTGTCTGTGTTTCGGTACAAAAAAATCTTAATGCGTCTTCCGAATGGTTTTCTTTTCCCATTACTCAAGTAATTCCTGAGGCGGGCTCTGAATTTTTTGATTACGAACAAAAATATATGCCGGGCCGTGCGGCAAAAATTACGCCTGCGTTGTGTAGCGAGCAGGATACTCAAAATATTATGTGTGCTAGTGAGCGTGCTGCAGATGTTTTAGGCTTTAGAACAATTGCACGCATTGATGGTATTTTGGCGCAGGATGGTGGTGTTTATTTTATTGATCCTAACTCGCTGACAGGTATGGGGCCTGCTACATTTCTTTTCCATCAAGCTGCAGAAATTGGCATGAGTCATGCGCAGTTAATTAATTTTTTGATTGCAAGTGAATTGCGTGCGTATGGCATCCAGACTACTCTTCACGTTGAAAAGGGCGAATCTATGTTGGCACAATCTGAAAAAATACGCATTGTTGTTTTATTGGGCGGTGATTCAAATGAACGTGAAATTTCTCTTGAATCGGGCAGGAATGTCTGTTACAAGCTTTCGTCGAACAAGTACGAAGTCATCCCCGTCTTTGTTCATGAATCTATGCAATTATTTAAGCTGTCTCAGCGCATGCTTATTCAAAACTCAACGCGTGAAATTAGTGCATTGATTTCTGATGACATAAAAGTTTCGTGGTCAGATTTACCCACAATTGCTGACTTTGTTTTTATTGGTTTGCATGGTGGTAAAGGAGAAAATGGGGCGGTGCAGGGAGCGCTTGAAATGCTTA containing:
- a CDS encoding ATP-grasp domain-containing protein; amino-acid sequence: MNINKKLRIGVLMGGMNLEREVSFNSGRTICDHLDTNIYEVVPVFQAAEGDLYLLPWHFLHRGKIDDFVYRLAGEAQFISWDRLKDLIDFAYIAMHGRYAEDGIVQGMLEVQNIPYLGAKVLASALGMDKAFHKDILKANGLLVPAGIVVRGHEVDAMSFDALMKRLEAEHVSLPCIVKPAHEGSSFGVSVVHEQKDLFSAIKKAAYVNESVQDVIVEQKIEGMEFVCVSVQKNLNASSEWFSFPITQVIPEAGSEFFDYEQKYMPGRAAKITPALCSEQDTQNIMCASERAADVLGFRTIARIDGILAQDGGVYFIDPNSLTGMGPATFLFHQAAEIGMSHAQLINFLIASELRAYGIQTTLHVEKGESMLAQSEKIRIVVLLGGDSNEREISLESGRNVCYKLSSNKYEVIPVFVHESMQLFKLSQRMLIQNSTREISALISDDIKVSWSDLPTIADFVFIGLHGGKGENGAVQGALEMLKMPYNGSGVLASALCMNKYQTNSFLKQKGFDVPQNCLLKNDDWLAKSQQEREAFIDQLANSFSYPLIIKPSDDGCSVGVYKIASQHEALACINNVFALGKRDVLIEECVQGMELTCGVYGNEKPVALPPSYSVAKDTVLSIQEKFLPGDGQNITPAPISVHATTLVQQTLQDVYQVVGCKGYARIDCFYQTAQQSVTGHERVVILEINTLPGLTPATCLFHQVAETGSKPMAFIDKIVELGFQLHGQKKTSHHPAKEELHTHLSS